The proteins below come from a single Limnobaculum xujianqingii genomic window:
- a CDS encoding AI-2E family transporter — MLEMLSRWYRRRFTDPQAVALLIILVVGFGIIYFFHGILAPLLVAIVLAYLLEWPTTKIQDMGLSRGLAATSVIILFGGIMCVAILVVIPAAWQQGVNLVADMPKMLNRFHDFAATLPARYPALVDAGIIDLFAENLRTKLAGLADSVVKYSMASLMGLLTLAIYLILVPLMVFFLLKDKRQMIYAVHRILPRNRGLAGKVWLEMNQQITNYIRGKVVEIVIVGVATYLVFWFMDMRYSLLLAVLVGISVLIPYIGAVLITIPVFIVALFQWGIGPDFWTLVIAYLVVQGLDSNLLVPFLFSEAVNLHPLVIILSVVIFGGLWGFWGVFFAIPLATLVKAVIHVWPDDLIAENLR; from the coding sequence ATGTTGGAGATGTTGTCTCGCTGGTATCGCCGGCGTTTCACTGACCCCCAGGCCGTGGCGTTACTGATTATTTTAGTCGTAGGCTTCGGTATTATCTATTTTTTCCATGGTATTTTGGCTCCGCTATTAGTGGCGATCGTACTGGCCTATTTACTGGAATGGCCAACCACTAAAATACAAGATATGGGACTTTCCCGTGGGTTAGCCGCGACCAGCGTTATCATCCTGTTTGGTGGAATAATGTGTGTCGCTATTCTGGTGGTGATACCGGCAGCATGGCAGCAAGGGGTGAATCTGGTTGCGGATATGCCAAAGATGCTAAACCGTTTTCATGATTTTGCCGCAACGCTTCCGGCACGTTATCCGGCGCTGGTTGACGCAGGTATCATTGATTTGTTTGCGGAAAATTTACGCACCAAGCTGGCAGGTCTGGCGGATTCAGTGGTGAAATACTCTATGGCATCATTGATGGGGCTATTAACGCTGGCAATCTATTTGATTCTGGTGCCGCTGATGGTGTTCTTCTTGCTGAAAGATAAACGTCAGATGATTTATGCGGTACATCGCATATTACCTCGCAACCGCGGGCTGGCAGGCAAAGTATGGTTGGAGATGAATCAACAAATCACTAACTATATTCGCGGTAAAGTGGTTGAGATTGTGATTGTTGGGGTGGCGACCTATCTGGTGTTCTGGTTTATGGATATGCGCTATTCCCTGTTGCTGGCAGTGTTGGTAGGGATATCGGTGTTAATTCCCTACATTGGCGCGGTGCTAATCACCATTCCTGTGTTTATTGTGGCGCTATTTCAGTGGGGAATTGGGCCTGATTTCTGGACGCTGGTTATTGCCTATTTAGTTGTACAGGGTCTGGACAGTAACTTACTGGTGCCATTTTTATTCTCAGAAGCAGTTAACCTGCATCCGTTGGTGATTATTCTGTCGGTAGTGATTTTTGGTGGGCTGTGGGGTTTCTGGGGAGTATTCTTTGCTATCCCTCTGGCTACACTGGTTAAAGCGGTTATTCACGTTTGGCCGGACGATTTAATAGCAGAGAATTTGCGTTAA
- the purC gene encoding phosphoribosylaminoimidazolesuccinocarboxamide synthase has translation MQKVAELYRGKAKTVYTTEDPDLLVLEFRNDTSALDGERIEQFDRKGMVNNKFNYFIMSKLEEAGIPTQMVRLLSDTEVLVKKLEMVPVECVIRNRAAGSLVRRLGVKEGMELSPPLFDLFLKNDAMHDPMINESYCTTFGWVNESNLARMKELTYKANDVLKKLFDDAGLILVDFKLEFGLFKGEIVLGDEFSPDGSRLWDKTTLNKMDKDRFRQSLGGLIEAYEEVAQRLGINLD, from the coding sequence ATGCAAAAGGTAGCCGAACTTTATCGTGGTAAGGCAAAAACCGTTTATACAACAGAGGATCCGGACCTGCTAGTTCTGGAATTTCGTAATGACACTTCAGCCCTGGACGGTGAACGTATTGAGCAGTTCGATCGTAAAGGAATGGTCAATAATAAATTTAACTATTTCATTATGAGCAAGCTGGAAGAGGCGGGAATTCCGACTCAGATGGTGCGTCTGCTTTCTGATACTGAAGTACTGGTTAAGAAGCTGGAGATGGTGCCGGTTGAATGTGTAATTCGCAACCGTGCTGCGGGATCTCTGGTGCGTCGTTTAGGCGTAAAAGAGGGAATGGAACTTAGCCCACCGTTGTTCGATCTGTTTTTGAAAAACGATGCTATGCACGACCCAATGATCAACGAATCTTATTGCACTACTTTTGGCTGGGTGAATGAGTCAAATTTAGCACGTATGAAAGAGCTGACCTATAAAGCCAACGACGTGTTGAAAAAACTGTTTGACGATGCCGGTCTGATTCTGGTGGATTTTAAGTTAGAGTTTGGTCTGTTTAAAGGTGAAATTGTACTGGGTGATGAATTTTCCCCGGATGGTAGCCGCCTGTGGGATAAAACAACGCTTAACAAAATGGATAAAGACCGTTTCCGCCAAAGCCTGGGTGGCTTGATTGAAGCGTACGAAGAGGTAGCACAACGTCTCGGTATTAATTTGGACTAA
- the hda gene encoding DnaA inactivator Hda — protein sequence MFLNTSTQLSFPLYLSDDERFASFYPGENASLLSAIHSALEQEHSTYIYFWSGDASGKSHLLNAACSALSQKGMAVGYVPLDKRTYFVPEVLDGMEQLALVCIDNIECIAGDSEWEMAIFNLYNRILETGFTRLLISGDVPPRQLNLSLPDLASRLDWGQIYRLHPLSDEDKLQALILRAKLRGFELPEDVGRFLLKRLERDMRTLFETLDRLDSASITAQRKLTIPFVKEALEL from the coding sequence GTGTTTCTGAATACATCGACGCAGCTATCTTTTCCTCTCTATCTTTCTGATGATGAGCGGTTTGCCAGCTTTTATCCCGGCGAAAATGCGTCGCTGCTTTCTGCTATTCATTCCGCACTGGAACAGGAACACAGTACTTATATTTATTTCTGGTCTGGCGATGCCAGTGGAAAGAGCCATCTGCTCAACGCTGCCTGTTCAGCGCTCTCTCAGAAGGGAATGGCCGTCGGTTATGTGCCGCTGGATAAGCGCACCTATTTTGTGCCCGAAGTACTGGACGGTATGGAACAGTTGGCGTTGGTCTGTATTGATAATATTGAGTGTATTGCCGGTGACAGTGAGTGGGAGATGGCAATCTTCAACCTGTATAACCGTATTCTTGAAACCGGATTTACCCGACTGCTGATTAGCGGTGATGTTCCTCCCCGTCAGCTAAATCTGTCATTGCCCGATTTGGCTTCACGCCTGGATTGGGGGCAAATCTATCGATTACATCCACTGTCAGATGAAGACAAACTTCAGGCGTTGATTCTACGGGCAAAACTACGTGGGTTTGAACTACCGGAGGATGTGGGACGTTTTCTGCTTAAGAGACTTGAGCGGGATATGCGAACTCTGTTTGAAACGCTGGATCGTTTAGATTCGGCATCCATCACGGCCCAGCGTAAATTGACCATTCCTTTTGTTAAAGAAGCACTAGAGTTATAG
- the bcp gene encoding thioredoxin-dependent thiol peroxidase, which yields MNPLKAGDTAPEFTLPDQDGEDISLSDFQGQRVLIYFYPKAMTPGCTVQACGLRDNMDELKKLGVDILGISTDKPEKLSRFVERDLLNFTLLSDEEHQVCELFGVWGEKTFMGKTYDGIHRISFLVGTDGKIEKVFDDFKTNNHHEIVLNYLNGKG from the coding sequence ATAAACCCATTAAAAGCCGGTGATACCGCCCCTGAATTTACACTCCCGGATCAAGATGGTGAAGATATCAGCCTGAGCGATTTTCAAGGGCAGAGAGTTCTTATCTATTTTTATCCAAAAGCCATGACGCCAGGTTGTACCGTACAAGCCTGCGGACTACGGGATAACATGGATGAACTAAAAAAACTTGGCGTAGATATTCTGGGTATCAGCACTGATAAACCAGAAAAGCTATCTCGTTTTGTTGAAAGAGACCTGCTGAACTTTACGCTGCTTTCTGACGAGGAACATCAAGTTTGCGAACTGTTTGGTGTTTGGGGTGAAAAAACTTTTATGGGTAAAACCTATGATGGTATTCATCGCATCAGCTTTTTAGTTGGCACTGACGGAAAAATTGAAAAAGTGTTTGATGATTTCAAAACCAACAACCACCATGAGATTGTACTGAACTATCTGAACGGTAAAGGTTGA
- the bepA gene encoding beta-barrel assembly-enhancing protease, with protein sequence MSTRFGKSLLVTLLGSTLLCSPAIPVIADTTSDLPDIGTTAGGTLSINQELLMGDFYLRQLRSGAPLIYDPLLTDYVNNLGQKLVAKADAVRTPFHFYLIQNNEINAFAFFGGNVVLHSSLFRETDDESQLASVMAHEISHVTQRHLARAMEEQQRNAPLTWVGALGSILLAMANPQAGMAALSTTIAGTQQGMISFTQSNEQEADRIGIRVLQRAGFDPMGMPDFMQKLADKYRYASKPPEMLLTHPLPDSRMSDTRSRAQQLGHRVVASSQDYLFAKLRVLGMYGGMDGLSQFMLDDYKKGNAREQMAGKYGQAILYYKSKQYDAARNIIQPLLTQQPNNVWFLDLATDIDLEQNRAPQAVSRLEQAIKSQPNSAVLQLNLGNAYIEARQTAKATTLLNRYTYSHPEDPNGWDLLAKAAADQGLRDEELAARAESMALVGRLDQAIGMLTTASSSVQVGSLKQARYDARIDQLRQLQQRFKQFDRS encoded by the coding sequence ATGTCCACCCGTTTTGGTAAATCCTTACTCGTCACCTTATTAGGTAGTACGCTGCTATGCAGCCCGGCCATTCCGGTTATCGCTGATACGACCAGCGACCTGCCGGATATTGGTACCACTGCCGGTGGTACTCTCAGCATTAACCAGGAATTGCTGATGGGAGATTTTTACCTGCGGCAACTGCGTTCCGGTGCACCACTGATTTATGATCCATTACTAACTGATTACGTTAATAATTTGGGTCAAAAGCTGGTTGCCAAAGCCGATGCAGTAAGAACTCCTTTTCATTTTTATCTCATCCAGAATAATGAGATTAACGCCTTCGCCTTCTTTGGTGGCAATGTGGTACTGCACTCTTCACTGTTTCGCGAAACAGACGATGAGAGTCAGCTGGCTTCGGTAATGGCCCACGAAATTTCACACGTTACCCAACGTCATTTAGCTCGCGCCATGGAAGAGCAACAGCGCAACGCCCCACTGACCTGGGTAGGTGCTTTAGGCTCTATTTTACTGGCGATGGCCAACCCTCAAGCGGGTATGGCGGCATTAAGTACCACCATTGCCGGAACCCAACAGGGTATGATCAGTTTCACCCAGTCCAATGAGCAGGAAGCTGACCGTATTGGCATTCGCGTATTGCAGCGCGCAGGTTTTGACCCTATGGGCATGCCTGACTTTATGCAAAAACTGGCGGATAAATATCGTTATGCCAGCAAGCCACCAGAGATGTTACTGACTCACCCCCTACCGGATAGCCGGATGTCAGACACCCGTAGCCGAGCTCAACAACTGGGCCATAGAGTGGTTGCCTCTTCTCAGGATTATCTGTTCGCTAAACTGCGCGTGCTCGGAATGTACGGCGGAATGGATGGATTAAGTCAGTTTATGCTGGATGATTATAAGAAAGGTAATGCACGTGAACAAATGGCCGGAAAATATGGCCAGGCTATTCTCTACTATAAATCTAAACAGTACGATGCCGCCCGCAACATTATTCAGCCATTGTTAACACAACAGCCAAATAATGTTTGGTTCCTCGATCTGGCTACCGATATCGATCTGGAGCAAAATCGTGCTCCACAAGCCGTCAGTCGCTTAGAGCAAGCCATTAAGAGCCAGCCAAACAGCGCAGTGTTACAGCTCAATCTGGGCAATGCCTATATTGAAGCTCGTCAGACAGCTAAAGCAACTACGCTGCTTAATCGTTATACCTATAGCCACCCGGAAGATCCTAACGGTTGGGATTTGCTGGCTAAAGCCGCCGCCGATCAGGGATTACGTGATGAAGAGTTGGCAGCCCGGGCTGAGAGTATGGCGCTGGTCGGCCGCCTCGATCAGGCGATTGGCATGTTGACCACTGCCAGTTCTTCAGTTCAGGTTGGAAGCCTGAAACAGGCGCGTTATGATGCACGTATCGACCAGCTACGCCAGCTGCAGCAGCGTTTTAAACAGTTTGACCGATCTTAA
- the ypfJ gene encoding KPN_02809 family neutral zinc metallopeptidase has product MRWQGRRESDNVEDRRSESGGFSRGMGGGGMRVPRGKGGLVLLVVVLVAGYYGVDLTPLLNGGDVQSTQQSQALSPQDNEKAKFTSVVLASTEDTWDTIFKKEGSSYQDPKLVLYRGATRTGCGTGESVMGPFYCPADKTVYIDLSFYQDMETRLKAGGDFAQAYVVAHEVGHHVQNLMGIANKVRAMQQQSRSQAEVNRLSVKQELQADCFAGVWGHSMQKQQVLEMGDMEEALNAAQAIGDDRLQKQSSGRVIPDSFTHGTSQQRYTWFKRGFDSGDFRQCDTFSTDKL; this is encoded by the coding sequence ATGCGTTGGCAAGGTCGTCGGGAAAGCGATAACGTTGAAGATCGCCGCAGTGAGTCAGGTGGTTTTTCTCGTGGTATGGGTGGCGGCGGTATGCGAGTGCCCAGAGGTAAAGGTGGATTGGTTCTGCTGGTAGTGGTACTGGTGGCCGGATACTACGGCGTAGATCTGACTCCACTGCTAAACGGTGGTGACGTACAATCTACCCAGCAAAGCCAGGCCCTCTCTCCGCAGGATAATGAAAAAGCTAAATTTACTTCTGTGGTATTGGCTTCTACGGAAGACACCTGGGATACTATCTTTAAAAAAGAGGGTAGCAGCTATCAGGACCCTAAACTGGTGCTGTATCGCGGTGCAACCCGTACCGGTTGCGGTACCGGTGAATCAGTGATGGGGCCGTTCTATTGCCCGGCGGATAAGACCGTATATATCGACCTGTCGTTTTATCAGGACATGGAAACCCGTCTGAAAGCCGGTGGTGATTTTGCTCAGGCCTACGTTGTTGCTCATGAAGTTGGCCATCATGTACAAAACCTGATGGGTATTGCCAATAAAGTTCGTGCTATGCAGCAACAATCCCGTAGTCAGGCTGAAGTGAACCGTCTTTCTGTCAAGCAAGAGCTACAGGCAGACTGCTTTGCCGGGGTCTGGGGACACAGTATGCAAAAGCAACAGGTACTGGAGATGGGTGATATGGAGGAAGCGCTCAACGCAGCTCAGGCAATTGGTGATGATCGTCTGCAAAAGCAAAGCAGCGGCCGCGTTATTCCGGATAGTTTTACTCATGGTACTTCACAGCAGCGTTATACCTGGTTTAAACGCGGTTTTGATTCTGGTGATTTCCGCCAGTGTGATACTTTCTCAACCGATAAACTGTAA
- a CDS encoding uracil-xanthine permease family protein, whose protein sequence is MQQPSMTGAQPPAWQNVLVGAQMLFVAFGALVLVPLITGLDTNVALFTAGFGTLLFQLCTKGKVPVFLASSFAFIVPISYGVQTWGIPATMGGLFAAGVMYMIFGGLIKLRGSNIIERLLPPVVTGPMIAIIGLTLAPAAVNMALGKSGDGGSVILDDYRTALFISMLSLLTTLLVAVWAKGIFRLIPILSGIVVGYVAALMMGIVNFQPVLDAPWFAIPNFTAPEFHWQAILFMLPVVIAPTIEHVGDIMAISSVSGKDYAKDPGLHRTLAGDGLATSAAACFGGPPCITYAEVIGAVTLTRNFNPLVMTFAACWAVFMSFIGKIGAFLNTIPSVVMGGIMVLLFGSIAAVGINILVKNRVDLSVARNLCIVSIVLVFGIGGMVFNFGQYSLQGISLCGVIAILLNLILPKAPVHPESEKSAH, encoded by the coding sequence ATGCAACAGCCGTCAATGACCGGCGCACAGCCACCTGCCTGGCAGAACGTTCTGGTGGGAGCACAAATGCTGTTTGTGGCATTTGGTGCGTTAGTACTGGTACCGCTGATCACAGGGTTAGATACCAACGTAGCACTGTTCACCGCAGGCTTCGGTACCTTGCTGTTTCAACTCTGTACTAAAGGTAAGGTGCCGGTATTTTTAGCCTCATCTTTCGCCTTTATTGTTCCTATCAGTTACGGCGTTCAAACCTGGGGGATCCCGGCCACCATGGGTGGATTGTTTGCTGCTGGTGTGATGTACATGATTTTTGGTGGCCTGATTAAACTGCGTGGTTCGAATATTATTGAACGACTGCTGCCACCGGTTGTTACTGGCCCAATGATTGCGATCATCGGTCTGACGCTGGCACCTGCGGCGGTAAACATGGCATTAGGCAAAAGTGGGGATGGTGGTTCAGTCATTCTGGACGATTACCGCACCGCACTGTTCATTTCTATGCTGTCTCTGTTGACCACGTTACTGGTAGCGGTTTGGGCTAAAGGCATTTTTCGTTTAATCCCAATTTTATCCGGCATTGTGGTTGGTTATGTTGCTGCATTGATGATGGGAATTGTTAACTTCCAGCCAGTGCTGGATGCGCCTTGGTTTGCTATCCCTAACTTTACTGCACCAGAATTTCACTGGCAGGCGATTCTGTTTATGTTGCCGGTAGTTATCGCGCCAACTATTGAACACGTCGGCGATATTATGGCGATCAGTTCGGTTTCCGGAAAAGACTACGCCAAAGATCCTGGCCTGCATCGTACTCTGGCGGGTGACGGTCTGGCGACTTCCGCAGCGGCCTGTTTTGGTGGCCCTCCTTGTATTACCTATGCAGAAGTTATCGGTGCGGTAACATTGACCCGTAACTTTAACCCACTGGTCATGACTTTTGCTGCCTGTTGGGCGGTATTCATGTCATTTATTGGTAAGATTGGTGCTTTCCTGAATACCATTCCATCAGTAGTAATGGGCGGTATTATGGTTCTGCTATTTGGCTCAATCGCCGCAGTAGGTATCAATATTCTGGTGAAAAACCGCGTTGACCTGTCGGTTGCGCGCAACCTGTGTATTGTCTCTATCGTTCTGGTGTTTGGTATTGGTGGTATGGTGTTTAACTTTGGTCAATATTCACTGCAGGGTATCAGTCTGTGTGGTGTGATTGCCATTCTGTTAAACCTGATCCTGCCTAAAGCACCGGTTCATCCTGAGTCAGAGAAATCAGCCCATTAA
- the dapA gene encoding 4-hydroxy-tetrahydrodipicolinate synthase: protein MFTGSMVALVTPMDSTGSVDRASLKKLIDYHVASGTVAIVSVGTTGESATLSHHEHVDVVKMTLDLADGRVPVIAGTGANATAEAISLTQDFNDTGVIGCLSVTPYYNKPTQEGLFQHFKAIAEHTDLPQILYNVPGRTGCDMLPETVARLAEVPNIVALKDATGNLSRVSQTQALVGNDFKLLSGDDATSLEFMQLGGHGVISVTANVAAREIAKLCELAAQGNFAEARCLNERIMSLHLKLFVESNPIPVKWACYRLGLIADDTMRLPMTPLAQSARPIVEQALKSAGLL, encoded by the coding sequence ATGTTTACGGGAAGTATGGTTGCACTGGTTACGCCAATGGACTCAACAGGTTCAGTTGACCGCGCCAGTTTAAAAAAACTGATTGATTATCATGTGGCTAGCGGCACTGTCGCGATCGTTTCCGTAGGCACCACCGGGGAATCAGCCACGCTTAGTCATCATGAACATGTTGACGTTGTTAAAATGACATTAGATCTAGCCGATGGTCGTGTCCCGGTGATCGCCGGAACGGGCGCTAACGCAACGGCAGAAGCCATTTCTCTGACTCAAGATTTTAATGATACAGGTGTTATTGGTTGTTTGTCCGTAACCCCTTATTATAATAAGCCAACTCAGGAAGGGTTATTCCAGCATTTTAAAGCTATTGCCGAGCATACTGATTTGCCCCAGATCCTTTATAATGTTCCTGGTCGCACCGGTTGTGATATGTTACCTGAAACCGTTGCTCGTTTAGCGGAAGTACCAAACATTGTGGCATTGAAAGATGCGACCGGTAACTTAAGTCGGGTTAGTCAGACTCAGGCGCTGGTAGGAAATGATTTTAAATTGCTCAGCGGCGACGATGCGACTTCTTTAGAGTTTATGCAGTTGGGTGGTCACGGTGTGATTTCCGTTACGGCAAACGTTGCTGCGCGTGAAATCGCAAAATTATGTGAATTAGCTGCACAAGGAAACTTTGCTGAAGCTCGTTGTCTTAATGAACGGATAATGTCTTTGCATCTGAAATTGTTTGTTGAATCTAACCCAATTCCAGTGAAGTGGGCATGTTATCGTTTAGGTTTAATTGCTGATGATACAATGCGGTTACCCATGACTCCGCTGGCGCAAAGTGCCCGGCCGATCGTTGAACAGGCGTTAAAGTCTGCTGGTCTGCTATAA
- a CDS encoding endonuclease/exonuclease/phosphatase family protein: MPRYNYFLAAIFSLSFASPVWSSEAPVNHANSNANSREVASALGGITNKTFSLKEAPVLKVASFNMAAGKVSDMTAIAKAIKAMNVDIVALQEVDKLTARSGKVDQLAELMKLTGMHGVFGRAIDYDGGEYGLAYLSKYPIKDQVIYPLPSGQREQRIAFVAKVEVPNFAVPVTVVNAHLDTKEDPAMRLDQVRELNDRTIEIRGIKLLFGDMNDVPQSVTWQELNRYWNDIQPGDKDGRSWPAENAEIKVDYIFTGNAQRWHLDNLTIPNATGEWAGINWPSVSDHLPIVAELRMTEQ; encoded by the coding sequence ATGCCACGTTACAATTATTTTTTAGCTGCAATATTCTCCCTGTCTTTCGCCTCTCCTGTCTGGAGTAGTGAAGCCCCTGTTAATCATGCCAACAGCAATGCTAATAGCCGCGAAGTAGCCAGTGCGCTGGGTGGCATCACTAACAAGACATTTTCCTTAAAAGAAGCACCGGTACTGAAGGTGGCTTCTTTTAATATGGCTGCTGGTAAAGTCAGTGATATGACGGCGATTGCCAAAGCCATTAAAGCCATGAATGTTGATATTGTTGCCCTGCAGGAAGTGGACAAACTTACCGCGCGCAGCGGTAAAGTAGATCAACTGGCTGAGTTGATGAAGCTGACTGGTATGCACGGAGTGTTTGGTCGGGCTATTGACTATGATGGCGGCGAATATGGTCTGGCTTATCTGTCTAAATATCCAATCAAAGATCAGGTTATCTATCCACTACCATCTGGTCAGCGGGAACAACGCATTGCGTTTGTTGCTAAGGTAGAAGTACCTAATTTTGCAGTACCTGTTACCGTCGTGAATGCTCACCTGGATACTAAAGAAGATCCGGCCATGCGTTTGGATCAGGTAAGAGAGTTAAACGATCGCACCATCGAAATCCGCGGTATCAAGCTGTTATTCGGCGATATGAACGATGTGCCACAAAGTGTAACCTGGCAAGAATTAAACCGTTACTGGAATGATATTCAACCGGGTGACAAAGATGGCCGCAGTTGGCCTGCTGAAAATGCCGAAATCAAGGTAGACTATATCTTTACCGGTAATGCGCAACGCTGGCATCTGGATAATCTTACTATTCCAAATGCGACTGGTGAGTGGGCTGGCATTAACTGGCCATCGGTCAGTGACCATCTCCCCATCGTGGCGGAACTCAGGATGACTGAGCAATAA
- the arsC gene encoding arsenate reductase (glutaredoxin) (This arsenate reductase requires both glutathione and glutaredoxin to convert arsenate to arsenite, after which the efflux transporter formed by ArsA and ArsB can extrude the arsenite from the cell, providing resistance.), which translates to MTKTVTIFHNPRCSTSRKTLELLEERGIKPDVVLYMDTPPDSKQIHHLLKQLNFSSARQLIRTKEDLYKELNLADASEQALIDAMTANPKLIERPIVVTGEQARLGRPPENVLEII; encoded by the coding sequence ATGACTAAAACCGTAACTATTTTTCATAACCCTCGTTGTAGCACCAGCAGAAAAACTCTGGAGCTACTGGAAGAAAGGGGAATTAAACCTGATGTTGTTTTGTATATGGATACACCACCTGACAGCAAACAGATCCATCACCTGTTAAAACAGCTAAATTTCAGCTCTGCTCGTCAGCTTATCCGCACTAAAGAAGATTTGTATAAAGAGTTAAATCTGGCAGATGCCTCAGAGCAGGCACTGATTGATGCCATGACAGCTAACCCTAAACTGATTGAGCGACCAATTGTGGTAACAGGTGAGCAGGCTCGCTTAGGCCGACCACCAGAAAACGTATTGGAAATTATCTGA
- the bamC gene encoding outer membrane protein assembly factor BamC — translation MVHSLQKIVGVSLVMLLAACSNDQTYKHQVSGDEDYLKAPALKELRAPAGMILPVQNGQYAVDSRAVSTGNVGLALDIRPPSQPLALMTGSRVQYSANTATLSLENSSKYQALWSQVVAVLEQKGYRIADRQDASQTLTTDWVNWQRSDENVAHSARYQIAVQPQGYQNQLSVKVLELKAGDKAVSDAASMQRYSISMLNAITEGLDKTQSNLSSQQAAKAGDSIVLQAAHDDTGLPVVIVRAPYTNVWERLPTVLENVGMKINDRNKQLGLITVTFKSSNSNWAALSVPNPDLKNGDYKIQVGDLDNRSSLQFSTDKGQVLKESENNALVTVLQSAFNHSLIAE, via the coding sequence ATGGTTCATTCATTACAGAAAATAGTTGGTGTCTCGCTGGTTATGCTGCTGGCTGCTTGTTCTAACGATCAGACTTATAAGCATCAGGTAAGTGGCGATGAAGACTATTTAAAAGCCCCTGCGTTAAAGGAATTACGCGCGCCGGCAGGAATGATATTACCTGTTCAGAACGGTCAGTATGCGGTTGATAGCCGTGCTGTCTCAACGGGTAATGTTGGTTTAGCACTGGATATTCGTCCGCCATCTCAGCCTCTGGCTTTGATGACTGGCTCACGAGTACAGTACAGCGCTAACACCGCCACGCTTTCATTAGAAAACAGCAGCAAATATCAGGCGCTTTGGTCTCAGGTTGTTGCGGTTCTTGAGCAGAAAGGCTATCGCATTGCCGATCGTCAGGATGCCAGCCAGACGCTGACAACTGACTGGGTTAACTGGCAGCGTAGTGATGAAAACGTCGCTCACAGTGCCCGTTATCAAATAGCGGTTCAGCCTCAGGGTTATCAAAACCAGCTGTCAGTAAAAGTACTGGAGCTGAAGGCGGGTGATAAGGCGGTGTCTGATGCAGCGTCTATGCAGCGTTACAGTATCAGTATGCTGAATGCCATTACTGAAGGCCTGGATAAAACTCAGAGTAACCTGAGTTCTCAACAGGCTGCGAAAGCAGGTGATAGTATTGTTCTGCAGGCTGCGCATGATGATACCGGTCTGCCGGTAGTGATTGTACGCGCGCCTTATACTAACGTTTGGGAGCGTCTGCCAACGGTGCTGGAAAATGTAGGCATGAAGATTAACGATCGTAATAAGCAACTGGGCTTAATTACCGTGACCTTCAAGTCATCAAACAGCAACTGGGCAGCATTGAGTGTGCCAAATCCAGATTTGAAAAACGGTGATTACAAAATTCAGGTGGGCGATTTAGACAACCGCAGTAGCCTGCAATTTAGTACCGATAAAGGCCAGGTGTTGAAGGAGTCAGAAAACAATGCACTGGTTACGGTTCTACAATCCGCGTTTAACCATAGCTTAATAGCTGAATAA
- a CDS encoding glycine cleavage system transcriptional repressor: MPQQSEYYLVITALGTDRPGIVNTITRHVSSCGCNIEDSRLALLGEEFTFIMLLSGGWSAMMLLESTLPQKGVELELLIVMKRTTQHPRPPMPVTMWVKVEVKDSPHLIERFTNLFDAAETSIAELTSKTSICEITKEAKLYIEITLHSALTGTHKKVEQDFYRLCTELNAQGSINIVINPQA, from the coding sequence GTGCCACAGCAATCTGAATATTACCTTGTCATTACCGCCTTGGGTACCGACCGTCCGGGAATAGTCAATACTATTACCCGACATGTCAGTAGCTGCGGCTGTAATATAGAGGATAGTCGTCTGGCACTGTTGGGTGAAGAATTTACTTTTATTATGCTGCTTTCCGGTGGATGGAGCGCGATGATGCTGCTCGAATCTACTTTGCCACAAAAAGGGGTGGAATTAGAGCTATTGATTGTGATGAAGCGCACAACTCAGCACCCTCGCCCTCCCATGCCGGTCACGATGTGGGTAAAAGTAGAGGTAAAAGATTCACCCCACTTAATTGAACGCTTTACCAACTTATTTGATGCAGCAGAAACCAGCATTGCTGAACTTACTTCAAAAACCAGCATTTGCGAAATCACAAAAGAAGCTAAGCTGTATATTGAGATTACGTTACACAGTGCCCTGACCGGCACGCATAAAAAGGTTGAACAAGATTTCTATCGCCTCTGTACAGAACTAAATGCACAAGGCAGTATTAACATCGTAATCAATCCACAAGCATGA